A genome region from Candidatus Acetothermia bacterium includes the following:
- a CDS encoding DUF3795 domain-containing protein — MDSTEVCYCGLYCGLCAGRRRIPHQAAALREALRREGYDRGCFDIPGLEQLFPTFWEGLNLLADRPCAGCREGGGYPACPIRVCAHDRGITVCSSCSDFPCPHFAMLRRYPTCLADNAHMQQVGLERWIAEQEARAAIGFCYADIRLPEEG, encoded by the coding sequence TGCTACTGCGGGCTCTACTGCGGTCTGTGCGCCGGCCGGCGGCGGATCCCCCACCAGGCAGCCGCGCTGCGGGAAGCCCTGCGCCGGGAGGGGTACGACCGCGGCTGCTTCGACATCCCCGGCCTCGAGCAGCTGTTCCCCACGTTCTGGGAGGGGCTCAACCTCCTCGCCGACCGGCCGTGCGCCGGCTGCCGCGAGGGGGGAGGGTACCCGGCGTGCCCGATCCGCGTGTGTGCCCACGACCGGGGCATCACCGTGTGCAGTTCCTGCTCCGACTTCCCGTGCCCGCACTTCGCCATGCTCCGGCGGTACCCGACGTGCCTGGCGGACAACGCGCACATGCAGCAGGTGGGGCTTGAGCGGTGGATTGCCGAACAAGAGGCGCGGGCGGCCATCGGGTTTTGCTATGCCGACATCCGGCTCCCCGAGGAGGGGTGA